In Brassica napus cultivar Da-Ae chromosome A3, Da-Ae, whole genome shotgun sequence, the sequence AACCATATTATCCATAAAATACTCTCTATACGGATGATTCCTCGGCACAAGTTTCCTAAACTTCTCAAACTGCTTCTCCGCCTCATCTCCCTTCTTAAGAAGCGTGTAAATAATCCCCTGACAAAGATACGGCCTGAAATCTCTCGGCTCTTCCTTCACAAGCTCCTGATACAGCTTCAACGCTTCTTCATGCTTCCCCTCGATAACCCTTATCTGCGCCACAAGCAGCTTAAAATCCCTAAGGTCCTTAACATTCTTCTCCTTCTTGCACCTCTCCATTGACTCATGAATCCTCTTCTCAATTACATTCAAATCATCACCGGACTCTGAATACGCCATAGCTAAGCCGTGATAGGCCTCGACGCGGAGAGGATCCTTGGCTAGAATCTCTTCGAAGACGCTTTTGGCTGATTCTAAGTCTCCACTGTGAGTAAAGATGTTAGCTTTCAAGATTGGCCATTCTTTCTCCTCTGGTTCTAACTCTATCAATCGATTGATGATCTCTATCGCTTCTAGAAGCTTACGAGATTTGATTTTTACCTCCATTAACGACCTTAGAGCAGCCACGTCTTCAGGGTGAGAGGCGAGATGCTCTTCGAGcgatctctcttcttcttctaacgAATCGTTACTCTGTTTCAGAGACTCCATCGCCGACGTCGTTGGGAGAGGAGTAGCAATCGCCGGAGGAGGAGGTTTGAGGTGGAGATTCGCGAAGAGCAGGGCGGCTGCGGCGGTGAAGGTGATGCATGTGGATTTGAGGAGACGGGAAGGTAGTGATTGCAGGACTTGGGGTTTCGATGAGGAAGCGCATTTGAAGGATGGAGTTGATCGGCGTGAGGATCTGAAGGAGAGTGATGATCGGTTTTGGGGGAGTGATGAGGAGAATTGAGAGAGGGAGAGTTGAATTGGCTGTAGCTTCCCTAGAGACGCCATGATTGCAATGtgcagagagagagataaaccCTAGAGGGAGATCGAGGAAGACGATCAGAAAAGGCTTTAAGTGTGCTGTCACTGCTATGTGCTTACGCCGTTTTGGAAAGAGAGCGTCTCCAAATTTGGGCCTTCGTGGGCCAATAACTAGTGTGGATAGCATACaaagaaaatgtgtttttttttcataaatcaaattaatcttcgtaaaaatgaaaactttctaaaaataacagtttctaagtaaattatttaaaaatacaacatattgatgaaaaaatctaaaagaaaactcaattatccataaataatcttttttatcttaaattctaaaccacaaactcaaatctacaatatttctctaaaaaaatgaaatttttcctAAAAcagtagttttaaaaaaaattatttaaaaatacaacatattgatgaaaaaatctgaaagaatactcatgtatccataaatattattgtaatcctaatttctaaatcacaaacccaaatctacaatatatctctataaaatgaaaacttctaagaatagcagtttttaagtaaattatttaaaaatacaacatattaatgaaaaaatctgaaagaatactcaactatccacaaataatctttttatcttaaattctaaaccacaaactcaaatctacaatatttctctaaaaaatgaaaattttcctaaaatagcagtttttaaaaaacaattatttaaaaatacaacatattgatgaaaaaatctgaaagaatattcaactatccacaaatattattgtaatcgtaatttctaaatcacaaactcaaatctataatatttctctataaaatgaaaactttctaaaaataccagtttttaagaaaattatttaagaatacaacatattgatgaaaaaatctgaaaggatactcatatatccataaatattatgtaatcctaatttctaaatcacaaacccaaatctacaatatttctctacaaaatgaaaactttctaacaatagcagtttttaagaaaattatttaaaaatacaacatattgatgaaaaaatctgaaagaatactcatatatccataaatattattgtaatcctaatttctaaatcacaaacccaaatctacaatatttctctataaaatgaaaactttctaaaaatagcagtttttaagtaaattattttaaaacacaacatatcgatgaaaaaaatctgaaaggatattcaactatccaaaaatattcttgtaatcctaatttctaaatcacaaactcaaatctataatatttctatataaaatgaaaactttctaaaaatagcagtttttaagtaaattatttaaaaatacaaacatattgatgaaaaaatctgaaagaatactcatatatcgataaatattattgtaatcctaatttctaaatcacaaacccaaatatacaatatttctctataaaatgaaaactttctaaaaatagcagtttttaagtaaattattttaaaacacaacatattgatgaaaaaaaatcttaaaggatattcaactatccacaaatattcttctaatcctaatttctaaatcacaaattcaaatctataatatttctctataaaatgaaaactttctaaaaatagcagtttttaagaaaattatttaaaaataaaatatatattgatgaaaaaatcttaaagaatattcaactatccacaaatattcttgtaatcctaatttctaaatcacaaactcaaatctacaatatttctctataaaatgaaaactttctaaaaatagcagtttttaagtaaattattctaaaacacaacatattgatgaaaaaaatctgaaaggatattcaactatccacaaatattcttgtaatcctaatttttaaatcacgaactcaaatctataatatttctctataaaatgaaaactttctaaaaatagcactttttaagaaaattatttaaaaatacaacatattgatgaaaaaatctgaaagaatattcaactatccacaaataatatttttatcttaaattttaaacctcaaactcaaatctacaatatatctctaaaaaaatgaaaaattttctaaaatagcagtttttaacaaaagtatttaaaaaaaacaacccATTGATgcaaaattctgaaagaatactaatatatccacaaatattattgtaaccttaatttctaaataacaaactcaaatctacaatatttctctataaatgaaaactttctaaaaataacagtttttaagaaaattatttaaaaatacaacatattaatgaaaaaatctgaaaggatattcaactatccacaaatattcttgtaatcctaatttctaaatcacaaactgaaatctataatatttctctataaaatgaaaactttctaaaaatagcagtttttaagaaaattatttaaaaatacaacatatttgatgaaaaaatctgaaagaatattcaactatccacaaatattcttgtaatcctaatttctaaatcacaaactcaaatctacaatatttctctataaaatgaaaactttctaaaaatagcagtttttaagaaaattatttaaaaatacaacatattgatgaaaaaatctgaaagaatactcatatatccataaatattcttgtaatcctaatttctgaatcacaaacccaaatctacaatatttctctataaaatgaaaactttctaaaaatagcaatttttaagaaaattatttaaaaatatatcatattgatgaaaaaatctgaaagaatactcatatatccataaatattattgtaatccaaatttctaaatcacaaacccaaatctacaatacttctctataaaatgaaaactttctaaaaatagcagtttttaagtaaattattttaaaacacaacatatcgatgaaaaaaatctgaaaggatattcaactatccacaaatattcttgtaatcctaatttctaaatcacaaactcaaatctataatatttctatataaaatgaaaactttctaaaaatagcagtttttaagtaaattatttaaaaatacaacatattgatgaaaaaatctgaaagaatactcatatatcgataaatattattgtaatcctaatttctaaatcactaacccaaatctacaatatttctctataaaatgaaaacttcctaaaaatagcagtttttaagtaaattattttaaaacacaacatattgatgaaaaaatctgaaaggatattcaactatccacaaatattcttgtaatcctaatttctaaatcacaaactcaaatctatcatatttctatttaaaatgaaaactttctaaaaatagcagtttttaagtaaattatttaaaaacacaacatattgatgaaaaaatctgaaaggatactcaactatccacaaatattcttgtaatcctaatttctaaatcacaaactcaaatctacaatatttctctataaaatgaaaaatttctaaaaatagcagtttttaagaaaattatgtaaaaatataacatattgatgaaaaaatctgaaagaatactcatatatccataaatattattgtaatctaaatttctaaatcataaacccaaatctacaatatttctctataaaatgaaaactttctaaaattaTCAGTTTTTAAgtgaattatttaaaaatacaacattttgatgaaaaaatctgaaagaatactcaattatccacaaataatctttttatcttaaattctaaagcacaaactcaaatctacaatatttctctaaaaaaatgaatattttccaaaaatcgtagttttttaaaaaaaattatttaaaaaatacaaaatattgatgaaaaaatccgaaagaatactcatatatccataaatattattgtaatcctaatttctaaatcacaaacccaaatctacaatatttctctataaaatgaaaatttctaaaaatggcagtttttaagtaaattatttaaaaatctgaaagaatactcatatatccataaatattattgtaatcctaatttctaaatcacaaactcaaatctataatatttctctataaaatgaaaactttctaaaaatagcagtttttaagaaaattatttaaaaatacaacatattgatgaaaaaatttgaattcaactatccacaaatattcttgtaatcctaatttctaaatcacaaactcagatctacaatatttctctataaaatgaaaactttctaaaaataacagttttaagaaaattatttaaaaatacaacatattgatgaaaaaatctgaaagaatactcatatatccataaatattattgtaatcctaatttctaaatcacaaacacaaatctacaatatttctctataaaatgaaaatttctaaaaatggcagtttttaagtaaattatttaaaaatacaacatattgatgaaaaaatctgaaagaatactcatatatccataaatattattgtaatcctaatttctaaatcacaaactcaaatctataatatttctctataaaatgaaaactttctaaaaatagtagtttttaagaaaattatttaaaaatacaacatattgatgaaaaaatctgaatggatactcaactatccacaaatattcttgtaatcctaatttctaaatcacaaactcaaatctacaatatttctctataaaatgaaaactttctaaaaatagcagtttttaagaaaattatgtaaaaatataacatattgatgaaaaaatctgaaataatactcatatatccataaatattattgtaatcctagtttctaaatcataaacccaaatctacaatatttctctataaaatgaaaactttctaaaattagcagtttttaagtaaattatttaaaaatacaacattttgatgaaaaaatctgaaagaatactcaattatccacaaataatatttttatcttaaattcgaaaccacaaactcaaatctacaatatttctctaaaaaatgaatattttccaaaaatcgtagtttttaataaaacattatttaaaaaatacaaaatattgatgaaaaaatcagaaagaatactcatttatccataaatattattgtaatcctaatttctaaatcacaaactcaaatctacaatatttctctataaaatgaaaatttctaaaaatggcagtttttaagtaaattattttaaaatacaacatattgatgaaaaaatctgaaagaatactcatatatccataaatattattgtaatcctaatttctaaatcacaaacccaaatctacaatgtttctcta encodes:
- the LOC106392787 gene encoding protein SLOW GREEN 1, chloroplastic, whose amino-acid sequence is MASLGKLQPIQLSLSQFSSSLPQNRSSLSFRSSRRSTPSFKCASSSKPQVLQSLPSRLLKSTCITFTAAAALLFANLHLKPPPPAIATPLPTTSAMESLKQSNDSLEEEERSLEEHLASHPEDVAALRSLMEVKIKSRKLLEAIEIINRLIELEPEEKEWPILKANIFTHSGDLESAKSVFEEILAKDPLRVEAYHGLAMAYSESGDDLNVIEKRIHESMERCKKEKNVKDLRDFKLLVAQIRVIEGKHEEALKLYQELVKEEPRDFRPYLCQGIIYTLLKKGDEAEKQFEKFRKLVPRNHPYREYFMDNMVATKLFAEKAQRETAGSKS